In Myxococcus stipitatus, the following are encoded in one genomic region:
- a CDS encoding RNA ligase (ATP), giving the protein MERKLVSIQKVDHLEDIPGADSILKARVMGWDVVVRKGEFRVGDACVFFEIDSQLPEGRDWAEFLRPRGFRVKTARLRGVLSQGLALPVSILGGEVPPVGTDVHEPLGVVKFEPTPPEGSDVAAPFPAEVPRTDEIRLQSALGVLDEIRGLDFYVATKLDGTSATFVRMLDGTLVACSRNWALRPGTSRAWLLAQKYDLATVLPPGFAIQGELCGPGIQKNRLGLDAMDLFVFSVHDIRTGQYLGHAEFLAFCARLGLRTVPVEHVITGEAARTFDHGLEHYLKLAQGHYSGTKNRKEGIVIRPLVERPSPTLGGSRLSFKVINNDFLLKDED; this is encoded by the coding sequence ATGGAGAGAAAGCTCGTCTCGATTCAGAAGGTGGACCACCTGGAGGACATCCCTGGAGCCGACAGCATCCTGAAGGCGAGGGTGATGGGCTGGGACGTGGTGGTGAGGAAGGGCGAGTTCCGCGTCGGGGATGCATGTGTCTTCTTTGAAATCGACAGCCAGCTTCCCGAGGGCAGGGATTGGGCGGAGTTCCTCCGGCCCCGAGGCTTCCGGGTGAAGACCGCGCGGCTCAGGGGCGTGTTGTCCCAGGGGCTCGCCCTCCCGGTCTCGATTCTCGGTGGCGAGGTACCTCCGGTGGGCACGGACGTCCATGAGCCCTTGGGCGTGGTGAAGTTCGAGCCCACGCCGCCCGAGGGGAGCGACGTCGCCGCGCCCTTCCCGGCCGAGGTCCCCAGGACCGATGAAATCCGGTTGCAGTCCGCCCTGGGCGTGCTGGACGAGATTCGAGGCCTCGACTTCTACGTGGCCACCAAGCTGGACGGCACCTCCGCGACCTTCGTCAGGATGCTCGACGGAACGCTGGTGGCCTGCTCTCGCAACTGGGCGCTACGGCCCGGGACGAGCCGGGCGTGGCTCCTGGCGCAGAAGTACGACCTGGCCACCGTGCTTCCTCCGGGCTTCGCCATCCAGGGGGAGCTGTGTGGCCCGGGCATCCAGAAGAACCGGCTGGGGCTGGACGCCATGGACCTGTTCGTCTTCAGCGTCCACGACATCCGGACCGGCCAGTACCTGGGCCATGCCGAGTTCCTCGCGTTCTGCGCGCGGCTGGGCCTGCGCACGGTGCCCGTGGAGCACGTCATCACGGGCGAGGCCGCGCGGACGTTCGACCACGGCCTGGAGCACTACCTGAAGCTCGCGCAGGGTCACTACAGCGGCACGAAGAACCGCAAGGAGGGCATCGTCATCCGCCCCCTCGTCGAGCGGCCATCGCCCACGCTTGGCGGCAGCAGGCTGTCGTTCAAGGTCATCAACAACGACTTCCTGCTCAAGGACGAGGACTGA